Genomic DNA from Acidobacteriota bacterium:
ACCGCGGCGACATCCTGCCGAAGACCGGCGCCGACGATGGCGCCGGTGGCCACGTGGGTGGTGGACACGGGCAGCGCGTAGAACGACGCAGAGAGCACCAGCGCCGCGCTGACGATCGACGCGGCCAGCCCCGTGCTCTGGTCCATGTCGACGACGCGCGCGCCGAGCGTGCGCGTCACGCGAAGGCCGCCGGCGTAGCTGCCGATGGTCATCGCCGCCCCGTGACCGCGAACGCCACCCGGAGATCCGCGTGCAGCGCGGTCAGTCCCAACGCGCCGATCGCCGCGATCTTCGCGTTGTCGTTCACGCCGCGCGCGAAGCTCAACGCCGCTGACGCGCCCCAGTGCAGCGCCTGCGCCGGGAAGAGGCGCCAGCCTCCGCCCGTGCCGCCGGCCGGCAGGCCGCCGCCGCCCTCAGCGCATCGGCACGTGCGGACGACGACGCCCGGCGCGAACACGGCCGAGGCGGCGCCATCGGCGCCAGTCAGACCGGCCGCGACGCCGCTTTCTTCGACGCACACGCACGCCGGCGCGACGCGCGCGCCGAAACCCTGGACGGCGTAGCCAATCGCGGCGGAAGCCAGCGGGCTCACCGCAAGCGGCGCCGCTATGCCGGACAGCAGAACCCACCACCTGACCGAGCCGGCACCGCCCGCCGCCAGCGCGACGCCCACGATCCCGCCGGTCACGGCGTGCGTCGTCGAGACCGGGAGGCCGGTCAGCGACGCGAAGATGACCCACGCGGCCGCTCCCGTGGCGACGGCCAGCGGAAAGGTGGGCAGCGCGAGCACCTCCGGTCCGACAATCGCCGACGTGAACGCGTTGACGAGCCCGGCGGAAATCGCGAAGGACGCCAGCGCGCCGGCCAACGTCCATAGCGTGCCCCAGGCGATCGCCGTTCGATACGAGGCGCGTCCCGTGCCGGCGAGCGTGGC
This window encodes:
- a CDS encoding inorganic phosphate transporter, giving the protein MTIGSYAGGLRVTRTLGARVVDMDQSTGLAASIVSAALVLSASFYALPVSTTHVATGAIVGAGLRQDVAAVRWGRVGGLVSAWVVTLPVSAALAAATLWALGFAA
- a CDS encoding inorganic phosphate transporter, which encodes MPVTLAILTAAGAAVLGFANGANDVSKGVATLAGTGRASYRTAIAWGTLWTLAGALASFAISAGLVNAFTSAIVGPEVLALPTFPLAVATGAAAWVIFASLTGLPVSTTHAVTGGIVGVALAAGGAGSVRWWVLLSGIAAPLAVSPLASAAIGYAVQGFGARVAPACVCVEESGVAAGLTGADGAASAVFAPGVVVRTCRCAEGGGGLPAGGTGGGWRLFPAQALHWGASAALSFARGVNDNAKIAAIGALGLTALHADLRVAFAVTGRR